The Hippopotamus amphibius kiboko isolate mHipAmp2 chromosome 16, mHipAmp2.hap2, whole genome shotgun sequence genomic interval TCTGGCCTGCTTCGCCTGCTCTTCCAGCCGAATGTTTTCTAGAACTTAGTCGTTGCGACTCAGGGGTCTGCTGTGCGCCAGGTGCTGAGGGCAGCAGCGGGGGACATCGCCCGAGGGAGTGGACAGTTGCGGGGAGGGCCAGGCAATGACCACTGACGCCGTAGATAAAACTCCCACCTTCTGATTCTGCCGCACAGAGAGGGGGGCTCCTGTGTTAGGGATGGAGCGGGGTGGTCTGCAAGGAAGCGCTGTGTGAGTCGTCAGCGTCCGCGATCCCAAAGCACAGCTTCTTCTCCAGCGATTATTCTTATCGCGTCAAATGCGGCTTCATAGGACGAGGACTCTTCTCTCTAATGGGTGTTTGTATTCGAAAACATTGTGTTCGGTTGTGATTTGAGAAGTTTATCACAACGTTGTAGTGAGTGGAAACTGTCCGTTTGACTTCTGTGAGGCCCAGCTTTTAATGGTTTGGTCAGCCGTGTCTACCACCGCAGGAGCCTCTTAGgtatcagaaacaaaaacagaagttcctgttttcttcctctgtgaaatcactaaaagataaaattgttttttcaGGATCCGGGCGATGCAGCACAACAGGAAGCAAAGCACAGGTATGGGCTGGAATTCtgaactgtttttgttgtttttaatgtagtagcttttttaaaaaaaaattatggaatacTTGACACAcagcattagtttcaggtgtacaacataatgattccatGTTTGTTTGTGTTGTGAAGTGATCCCCCCcgagtctagttaacatccatcaccacacgtacttatgcattttttttcttgtggtgaggacttttaagattGTCTTTTGGCAACTTTCAgatatacaatgcagtattattcactGTAGTCACcaagctgtacattacatcccctagacttatttataactggaagtgtaTACCTTTTCATCATCTTCACCCATTGTGCTCAGCTCCCACCACTCTCACCTCttgctctgttctctgtgtctgtgggaACTCTGAACTTCTTGAAGATGGATTCAccaaaaattctcttttttttttaaactttagttaTTTTAGTAGGTGTGTGACTCAAAGATCTTCCTGGCATAGTGATTTTTCCAGAAATCATTATCACTGTTAGTTTGTTAAATAAGCATATATGGAACCCTGTAGCACTTATTACTTTGTATTGCGATTACTGATTGATATTTCTTTGTTAAACTGTTTGTTGATATTTCTCTACTAAACTGTGATTACCTTAAAATAAGTGTAATAATAGGACTACTTCGTAGGGATGTGGTGAGGATTACAGGTGTACAGTGCTTCACatttagtaagtgctcagtaaatattagctattattctGTTCTCAGTGTTATCTTATCCCAGCACATCACAGAGCACCTCACACCTGCaggtttattgaatgaatgtctAGTTACCCCATCATGCTACCTTACCTATtaaactccccattccctccaccCCATGCTACCTTTTAACTCATTCGTTCATCcagcaaatacttactgagcacctgctctgggtcaggcactgtgctttgTCTATAGAAATAGGCAAGGTGGAGAGGGTTCCTGCACTCATGTAGCTTACGTTAGAGGGAGAAGACAGATGGTGAGCACCTGGGATagtgctaagaagaaaataaaactactgcGTGAATTTCACTGATTCTaaagatgtgaattttttttcacattttaacatatctgaaattcagatgtgTCGCGTAACGGATTGCTCTTCTCCTGGATTCTTCCAAAGAGGATTTACTTTTGCTTCTACCATCCCTTGGGTCATATCTAACCTGAGACCTCTTAAAATTCTCTGCTTGACATCCGCCGCTGCCTGCACCCTGGTACTGAATTCAGACAGCTGATGTACAAGGCTACAGCTTGAAGTTCAAATTCTCAGAGacacttttttcttcctccactcAGGGCCAAGGTGGATGCCTCCTTGTGGTCCCCTTTCTGCATGGCGGGTTTATTTCTTGTTTACCTTGTACTGAGGATTCAGCCTTCTAATTCAGCCAAAGAATCTCTGCTTTTGTCTGTATTACATATTAAGTTCCTTGAGGGGCTTCATTTGAAAAACAGTTGCTgcttaaaaaaagtttgaaatcacTGTCCTGTGAACACGAAATAATTCCTATTTGAATAGGTAGGAAGATGCAGGGATAGTTACAATTTAACTCCCCTCCCAACCCAAAAAATATGAAGTTTTACCTTTCAGCCTCACAAAATATAAAGATTTACACTCACAAAATATAAAGCTGGCCTTTGAGTGTACGAGTAGACTCGttacattttttctatatttgatagGAACGCTGACAGCTTAGTCCTAATTTTGCTTGACCTGTTTTTGTTGTAGGGAAGCAGAAATGAGAAACAGTATCTTAGCCCAAGTTCTGGATCAGTCAGCCCGGGCCCGATGTAAGCATCTTCAGTTTTAAGTTATTTCCATAAAATTGTCTTGTTATTTGAATAGGGagatatatatgaaattattGCTATCTCTAGATTTAACCTAAAAACATGTGACATGCAGATTATTTGTAAGAAGTATTGTTTATATACCTAAAGAAACGtacttaaatcatttttaaaagtaccaGCTCCATTCTCTCCTACCAACGAGATGATCTCCATGGAGTcagaatccacagatgcagagggCTGATGGTACTACGCCATTTCATATAAGGCCTGAGCACCCTCGGGTTTTGGCATCCTCAGGGGGTCCTTtcagataccaagggacaactgtattaGGTAAAATTTATAGGAAACAACTCTTAAATTGAGTCCGTCACAAACTGTTGCTGGTAGTTGATGTGGGTGATGGGGGCTCTGGTTTATTGTACAGGCAGACCTGGGAGATGTTGTGGCTTTGGTTCCAGACTGCCACAGTAAAGCGAGTCACACAAATagtttggtttcccagtgcatataaaagttaaatttacactatactatagttctgttaagtgtgcaatagcattatgtctaaaaaagcaatgtacacaccttaattaaaaaataccttattgctaaaagatgctaatcatcatctgagccGTCAGCAAGTCGTGATCTCTTTGCAATAATAACTCCaaagatcactgaccacagaTCATCATAACATATATAAGAATAATAAcagaaagtttgaaatactgcaaGAATTACCAGATGTGACACAGACATGAAGTGAGGAGATGCTGTTGGGAAAGTGATGCCAATAGACTTGCTGAgagcagggttgccacaaaccttcatttATGAAAAGCGCAGGATCTGTGAAGCTCAGtaaaacgaggtatgcctgtattctCCATTTTGGTGTatgttttttcataataaaaagcaaaaagaaaccaaTCAGAATGAACCAGTATCTCCTGTATTGTAACTGGAAACCCAGCTTAGCAGAGGCAGGCTTAGATGGATCACCACGATTATATATGCGTAGTGATATGTAAAGTGCTTCTCAGAGGGTGGTCATGCTCTTTGTTTTTAAGCATGGAGCTTAGACTCTGTGGACCCAAGTTCCATCTTGGCTCTTTCACTACCTCTGTGTGGTCTTGACTGAGATTGACATAGCTGaacttgtttcctcatttttaagaaGAGTAACAATAGCATCTGCCCCATCTACCTTGCTAGTCTCAAGACATAAGTCTGAAGTGCTTTGGAAATGTCAGTGCTTAGTTTCAAGGTATATAGAAGTGAATTTAATTCtaacttctgtgtgtgtgtgtgtgtattttttttcttttcagtaagtAACTTAGCACTTGTAAAGcctgagaaaactaaagcagTAGAGAATTACCTTATACAGATGGCCCGATATGGACAGCTAAGTGGGAAGGTAAGCATGCACTGCATTGAGGCAGTTTTAACCTATTGTTATCTACTTTATCAAAGCATGTCTTCAGATGATCAATTTCATCTCTTTGTGGTTACAGAATTCTTGTTGAAGCAGTTTTTTAAAGGAGAGAATAGTTGTATCTATCATTGTTCCTAAAAGATAACTAATTGTCTTTTGTAAAAtcctctgcttctttccttttctgacatTGCTTTGGAACCAGTGGCTATTAGAGTCAGCTAGCCTAAATTGCTTCTACACTGGAAACAGGTTTGTCAGTAATACGGGTTAATACAGGTAAAGTTACCCttgttttgcaaatgaggaagtGCTAAAATTCCTGGTTGTTATGTATATTGCTGTAATGCCATGATGGGTATATTCTGGCAACCTTGACCTTCCTTCAAGATCCAGGTGAGCCCCACCTGCGCTGGGAAGCCCTGTGCTGCTGCCACAGCCTGCAAGGATCAGCCTGCCCTGAACCTTTTAtgccagtggtccccaacctttttagcaccagggaccagtttcatggaagacagtttttccacagactgggaggggatggttcaggcggtgcTGCGAGCGATGGGgggcggcagatgaagcttctctTGCtcgcctgccgctcacctcctgcagGGTGGTCCACGGCCTCGGGTTGGGGGACCCCTGCCTTACGCAGAAAACGTGTGTGGAAGAGACGACGACTGCTTCATCTCTTTTGAGTGACTCATCTCCTGCTTTTAAGCTTCTCCAGGTTTCAGGAGCACAGGCAGTGTGTCTCTGTCCCTGACACTTAACACAGCGCTGTAGGTGGTTGTCGTTGTCTACTAGTGGTAATGAAGGTGCTCTTAAATACCTCTTAACTTTGGATTTTTCAAGGAAGTTAACTGATGGATACATTTCCAGATTTTATGTGGAACTTATTCCAAGAGCTCTAGCCAGTGGTTTCCGCCAGCTGTcccactctccttccctcttgGAACTCTACCCCCACACCCTAGAAGGACTGAAGTTATTCAGTCTGCTAAGGtcaattctttgttttaaagaagtACTTTCTCTCTGGTTATCCTAGGTATCAGAACAAGGTTTAATAGAAATCCTTGAAAAAGTAAgccaacaaacagaaaagaaaacaacagttaAAGTAAGTTTCCCCAAATGCATACAGCAAAAGAAggattgatattttaaataagcGTTGCATCTGCATGTACTGTGTCAGACATGTTTCAGCCcatacacattttcattttataacacAGGGAAGTTTGGGGAGAAAGGCTGTATATGTTGAGGGCCTAATTTTCAAGGCTCTTCTGTTTTGAAACGCTAAGttgttttaaagacagaaatgtcTTGCTATAGTAGGTAGAAATCTGTGTTCTCAGAAAATCTGAGTTATGCCTTGTGAAACATGTTATGatactcatttaattttccccCCAGTTCAACAGAAGAAAAGTGATGGACTCTGATGAAGATGACGATTACTGAGTTTAAGATGTCAGAGGCTGGGCCTTAGTGGAGCAATTCTAGGACAGATAGTACTTAGCAGAAGTTAAGATCTGTTGTAATGTTTACTTTGTTTATTGTCtatatgccttttaaaaataaacttgttaTGCAAAATAAAGCAATTTGGACAAACTTGTTTTAATACCATAGCGGAATGAACAGAAGAcctacagttttaattttttcttttcctgtcaaAAGCTTTTGAACATGTGAGGCAGCATGAATAATATATCCTCTGTAATTGCGACATTGTGTTAGGTGGGAAAATGGCCTTATAAGAAATAGAAGCTGCTTAAGCATCTTCAGTAAGAAGAAAATAGCAGCGTCTGGTAACATCATGGGGGTTAAGACTCATGGATTAAGCTGAGTCAACTTTAATATTTCCGAGACATAGGTTCTGAAAGCAGGTAAgcgattttttttcctgcagatagtatttacatttaatgtaggAAAATTCCTCGCTTCGGTTCCATTTATAATCTACTTTTTGAAGGCATTGAGACTAAGTTATCTAACAAATACTGCCCCTGTCCAAACAACCTCTTTGACTAGAGGATACATCCGTTaggaaaaaattaccaaaataacTGAGACATGCTGGTAATAATACTTCAGCGCTGGTAATAATACTTCAGCACTAGTAAACGTGTGTAAGAGAAATGATTTCTAATGATTCACATCAAGCTGAGACAGTTCAGCAGTTAAACATTCGGCAGAAATGTTCTGGGTCTTCACTGATCACGTTGCAGGTAACCTAAAGCAAACGTCATCTCTTATCTTGTGCTTTATTCCCACCAGGTTATGAAAAACTGTGCTCATAGATTTCAATCATAAACTTAACTCCCAgaagttccctggcggtccagtggcgctttcactgctgtggcccaagttcagtccctgatgggggaactaagatcctgaaagctgcacagcagagccaaaaataaataaataaataagctgaaCTCTCAAGTGAGCTGTTTGGTGTAACCTTGTAGATGTCTTAGTCCTGGGAAGCCCAGCCCCAGAGGAAGTTCCTAACACTTAATGAGATGAATAGGATTAGTAGCAGCAAAGTGATGGGAAATGTGGATTATAGTCCCAATCGCTGCTTTAGCCAGCACGCTGctaatatatatgtaaactgTATTtgaggttttactgtatttgagACTTGAAATCTGTAACCATAGATAATGAAGTGTTAGAATAAGTGTCTAGTATTCCGGAATAAACGAATGAGTAGAACCATTAAGAacatcaaatatttttcagaggAACAGAATAAATCATCAAAAGTACAATCTGATCaaggatttggggggaaaaaatcccaGTTACAGGTAAGTTTTATGTCTCATTTACATAGAAACGCTGGAGGGAGACAATTCTCAGCAAGTTTGCTACATGCTTTCTCTTGTGGAATAACCGCTGTCCTGATGCCAGCTACTGATGTGAGTGTGTTTAAAGATTGTCACCCTCCTGTCCTTCAGAGACACTTGAGAATGGAAAGTGACTCTGTGTACAAGGATAGAGATTCTTGGTGGCATCAAGGGGGTGGAGTACGTTTCTGTCTAGGGGATGAGGGGTGGTTATTTTCAACTTCCTAATTTAGCTGACAATACTCTGAATTCAAAACATTCTTACACAAAATAGAAATTTGGGCATTACCTTTCtgaattgtcatttatttttaagtgggaAAGTAATTGAAGAAAAAcgcaagtgtttttaaaaataattgaggtatgtcaaacacatgaaaaaatgctcaacatcactaatcattagagaaatgcaagtcaaagccacaatgaggtatcacctcacaccagtcagaatggccatcatcaaaacatctagaaacaataaatgttggcgagggtgtggagaaaagggaacgctcccacactgttggtgggaatgtaagttggtacagccactatgggaaacagtttggcggttcctcaaaaaactaaaattagagttaccatatgatccagtaatcccactactgggcatataccctgagaaaaccataatccaaaaagaaacatgtaccgtaatgttcattgcagcactatttacaatagccaggacatggaagcaacttaaatgctcatcaacagatgaatggataaagaagatgtggcatatatacacaatggaatattactgagccatagaaaggaatgaaatggagctatatgtaatgaggtggatagacctagtctgtcatacagagcgaagtaagacaggaaaagaaaaatactgtatgctaactcatatatacagaatcttaaaaaaaaaatggtaccgatgaacccagtgacagggcaagaataaggatgtagatgcggagaatggactggaggacacggggttggtgggggcagggggcttaggggaagctgggacgaagtgagagagtagcacagacatatatacactaccaactgtgaagtagctagtgggaagttgctgtataacaaaaggagatcaactcagtgatggtgatgccttagagggccggaacagggagggtgcgagggagtcgcgggagggaggggatatggggatatatgtataaatacagctgattcactttggtgtacctcaaaagctggtacaagagtgtaaagcaattatattccaacaaagagctttaaaaaaaaaacaaaaaaaattttgagatATGTCTGAGTCCTCTGACATCCTGCCCAAGTGAAAGCCTCCTGCGATCCGTCCCAGCCTCGCTGCTTACTCACTCCTGCAGAAGGAGAAAGAACTGGAGACCTGAGGCTCAGCCCTGTCCTTAGCCCACCCCTTGGGGAGGCAACT includes:
- the PDCD5 gene encoding programmed cell death protein 5 — encoded protein: MAEEELEALRKQRLAELQAKHGDPGDAAQQEAKHREAEMRNSILAQVLDQSARARLSNLALVKPEKTKAVENYLIQMARYGQLSGKVSEQGLIEILEKVSQQTEKKTTVKFNRRKVMDSDEDDDY